ACTCAATGCAGGACGTTTCTACCATTATGGGTTTGGTGAGAGTCATAAactcataatgtacgcagctttaccccctctccctctccttcatGAAAAGGCTGTTTCCAGACTCATACATGTATTATGTGTGAATTACTGAATTTACTATGAGTTCCTGCCTTCTAATATcgcttttttatttcttttaaatcTATTTGATTCTCAATTAAGAACGCTTTTTTGGTAAACATTCTCAGTTAAGACTTAATGTGGAGATAAAGTTACAATCCCCAGCATGTAGGCCATCAGAAGATTAAAGCTGCAGAATTCTTGGTGCATGTTTGGCTAAGCTACTGTTCTTGGGTTATAATGGGATTAGAGAATCTTACCTCCAAGGTTAAGCAGAACTGAAGAATCCTTTTTGGAGGTGCAAGAAGCTTCCTATGAGATTCTATGATTTGATGCCTTTAATCTCACACCCAACATATATTGGAACTGAATAGGATCAAATAAGAATGGTTTACAGACTCCATGGTTCTTGGATGGAGGTAGATCCAGCTCCTTGAATTCCATAAAACCAAACATAGCAGGCCCTACTGGGTTATCATCAACTCTTCTCCTTTGGTCTTCTTTTCATCATTCACTGAGCCATAGTTATCAGATCCACCCAGCTTGGATGGTTGAATCATCTTTTTGTTTAGTAAAAGATGGTTGAGCCAACAGTAACCATACCACAGCATGCATGATATGATGTACTTTTAACCTAAGCCATGcagagaggtcatttcatgagaagaggagaaagatagaTTAGAGAGGGTATAAACATGTgttgctttttttcttcttcctgcaTTTTAATGACTCATTGAGACTTGGGTTCTGAAAAGGTCTCTACTTCACCCACCTAACATACCAAAGAAGCCAAGAAAAGGACACTTTGATTCATTGCAGTCTCTGGTACCAAGCAAGTCTAAAGAAGTAAGAACATTCTTTTGTGATTCTGGAGCTTACTACACTCATCTCTACAGTGTAATTGCAATTAAGAACAGTAGCAGATTACAGGAAaatgggaggaaaaaaaaaaactgctaaAATGCTTACTTCAAGAAAATCCACAAACAGTCACTTAAAATAAAGAGTAACCCAAGTCTATTACATCACTACAAGAGGGAAGTGGTGGACAGTACCCGGGAAGGTCAATGTAGGGGTAGAAAGCTCCAAGACACTCATCTTCCACCATTAAAGGGTTCCCCTCCATTGCAGCAGTAAGCTCCCATGACTGCTCATAGCTCCAAAAGCCATTATTAAGCTCAtccaagaaaggaaaattaTTGGAGATCAAACTCAAATCCTTTGCTGATCCATTCAAGTTATCCACTGAATCTGCATTGTTGTTGCTATGAGGTTGACCTTCCGTAGAAGAAGGAACCATGATCACATTCTGTGTCTCGGAGCAATTCATGGAACATTGATCCGTGGTCTGATACCCCATGGATGGTGGGATCCGATGCGAAGAAGTCACCAAGTGGGGAGAGCATTCAGACTCTAAATTTGTGGGCTTTGTAGCAGTTTTCAAGTAATTATCAGGAAGGATACTCTCTAGGTAGCCAGATTGAAAAtcagaagagaaaaggaagttATCATTAATGGAGGCTGACTCACTGGAAGCTTGAGTGCTACAAATGTCCTGGACTGATTGGACATGGACCTGAGGGATGCTTGTATTGGCATTGCCAAGGAGCTGTGGAGGTTGTAGGAAGGCTTGAGCATCAAAAGGTGTAAGGAGAGAGTGAAAGGATGTATTATGAGAGTAGATGAAGTTGGTTCTTGCTTGGGTTCCCTTCATGGAGAGAGCAGCTTTGTCATAAGCAAGAGCTGCTTCATAAGCAGTATCAAATGTCCCAAGCCAGTGCCTTTCCTTGGTTGTAGGGTCTCTGATTTCAGCAGCATATCTGCCCCAAGGGCGGCGCCTCACGCCAAGGAACCTCCCTGGTTCTGCTTGCTTTCTTCTACCTCTTCTTTCATTAGACTGGGATGAAGGTGTTTTGGATTGGGTTCTAATGAAACCTGCCTGAGTAGAGTTggtttcttctgttttgaaGGTATAGGAGGTGGACATTGtggaagggaagaggaagaaatggagCAAAGGTgcaaaggagagaagagaatgtCAGAGTGATTGGTGACAGAAAGAGAGTTTTGGGATATTGAGAGGTGATAAAGTCTTAACTGGAGTGAATGTTTCTGGAGTTAAAGGACTTATAAAGACTGATATATGATCAtggggagaagaaaaaagggtCAAGGCAGATGTCACTTATTGAATAAacacctttcttttctctttatttattattattttaatattcttgatttcttattattatattctgttgtccttcatttcaaatttttataGATGGGTACCTATAGCTTGGCTTGAATTGGCTAGAATTGAATTGTAAGATACTATACAATCTCTATTGTGATTTTGAAGTTCTTGTCTGCTTCAATATTTTCAAAGGGAGCAGTTAAGATAGTCTAATTTAAATTAGATAACTAAGATATTGGATAAATAGCTTTGTATTGTAAGATTGAAGCAACCCAATATCAAAACTCTTATTGTTAGAGGATCCCCTAAAAATGGAACCATGTAGTGTTTGTCATCTTTCTTAGCCACAAAATTAAATCATAATGCACATGGTTTTAGATAATGCTAGCTAGGGATTAGGACTGTAGCAGTTGACGACAGTTCGAATCGATGCTAATTAATATGCAAAGTATGATTAATTTTGGAAATGGTTTCTTAATCATGTTCATGCTATCTTCAGTTCATTAAGAAAAATCCAAACCAGAGAAAGAATGGGGTCTAATGGTCTATCGTCTCCAAAAGGAACCAGAAAAGGCTGGGAGTCAAAAGGGTAATCAAAAGTTCaaatagcaaaaaaatataattaatatgAGTGTGGAAGATAATTAATCTATTTGATTAGTAGATATCCAACAGGAAAATTATGATTCTCTTTTCCTAAACTTACACAACATAAATGGCTTTGGGAACAACATAAAGttaactaattaaaattaaattggtCAACTTCTCTACTTCTATATTGGCTTTCTCAATAGGCAATGGCCCTCCATCCACTTTACTAGTTACTTCTATATGGTCTTGTTATAATTAGCATAAGTGttataaatataaaatgtaGAACCAAGCCAAAGAAATCATTATtacttaatatttatttatagttGCATTGAactctctcatatatatatatatatatattgctaacgatgggtattcaggcctttggcctaactagtcTCATGGGTCTATACTGATCCTACAACTGCATGTATCGAGTCATaccgggattgaatgagaatcatttaactttcactgaaagcagtgaagagtactaaacaccctcATGTGAGTGgtcccaagaaaataaaaggaatcgAACTTAAAACCACACACTTCCTCATTGAACCCTATATGCCACAAATGAAATATAGATTAAATGATAAATTTTCGATTAGAAACACTTTCACCTTAGTGCAacttaaatatcaaaataggtCTTTGTCTTGTTAATGTTGCCAGAAGACAACAAAGAAGAAATAGCAAATCCTTCCAATCAaggtacatatatatatatatatatatatatatatatgaagtaCTAACAATGATTCTCAGAAGGAAGGTTCAAAAAGGTTTCCTTTCTGTTAGTGGTATTAGCAAGAGAAGTAAAGATTGAGATTTTAGGGTTAGCTGCCTTGTATGGGGGGGTTTGCTAAGAGGAAGAAGCTTGTAGTGATTAGTTCATTTTTTCAGTTTAATTTCCACTTGGGGGTCATTACTAGGACAGTCAAGTCCCATCTCAAAAGATGTGAGCATGTTGGGTGGAGAGGACACCTTACAATATATTTATAGAAAATAAGATTGATGTGGAATGAGGACTGCGGAGTCCTTTAAAAGGTTGATGGAAGGAAagagatggatggatggatgggtatggtataaaatgagaaaagttgatgatggtgaagtgggacttttcttttcctttttgttcaAGATTTTCCATCAGAAGAAGACTCATACAATCCCAACTTGGGAATTTGCTTGGCTGGGTTTTCTTGGAGTTGTGCACATTCTCCAAACACATGCTTTTTTCTCCAGAGCTAAAGGTTAGCCCGGAattcctggaaaaaaaaatcatgtcttTTCTAAAGACTTGGACTttgacgagagagagagagagagagagagagagagagagagagagagagagagagagagtgaatgcTAAActtattaaaaatgaaataagacaacaatgatttcttcatttttctattttaaaagaCAATGCTCAAGGTTGCactcaaaaaagaaacaaaagatacACAAACATGTAATAGAGGATCAATCTTTGCATGTGGTCTGCAATAgcagattctctctctctctctctctctctctctctctctctctctctctcgaaaaTGTACAACTTTGTTAGGATGATTACCAATTAAGGCAAAACTAAAACCTAGAGAATCTGCTTGAGCTTACAATTTGGAGCATACCCAAAGTCCATCTGTCCGGGTTTAATTcagattttctttctcctctagTTAAATTTTTCCCTCACCTTCACGAGACGTATGGTTCTGAGTTtgattctcttattttttgagATATTTATATGGAGTATTTAGTGCTCCGcattgcttttagtgaaagttaaatggttctcattcaaccctgataTGACCTAATTCTTACAGTTATGGGATCAGTATGGATCCGcgagactagtcaggccaaagtcttggatacccatcgtcgttagtcaaaaaaaaaaaacttgtgatTAGACTCTCATGTCATGACTAGctctaagggtgtcaaagttCATCCTGAATCAATCTGATCGAACTTAAAACGATTTAATTTTGGGTTGGAGTTTTATGGAACCGAAAGAAATCAAACCAGACCAACAAAGGCGTCAACCAAAACCAACAAACACATCgaattgataaaaaaatcaagatcaaaTTAATAATAACCCAATAATAAACTGGAATAATTGATTACATGTATGCAATAGTTAAACATTAGGGAAGGGGGTCTCTCGACCTTTTGATTGTGCGGTGAAACTTATAGTGAACTAATATTCTTCCTATGAAAAATATAGAGGCGGAGGGAATAATGATACCTTAatgactattttttttatccgtAATGAAGAAAAACATTTGGATAAACAATTTGATACATTATCATTCATAACTTTTCCTTAGATATTCACTGATTTGATGTACACATCGTTTTTCTATGTGGCACATTTAATGTCAATCCGCATCAACCTTATCCTaaccactgttagcaaaaacgcgttttaaacgtgttttcgtattttactgtttaaaacacgttttaccgtatgcttctcaaagatacttaaaaaaaatcaaactttaAGCATCCCCGTCttaaacacatttaaaacacGTTCCGTTTTTATGGCGTTTTTTAGGACTTGatttttgaacataatgtctacttaattgaccatatatctTTCTCCCGAACTCTGATCGACTTGATTCTTTCAACAACGTGAAGCTAACAcaatggactatatttctcatAATGTTATCtttaactcaaattcaattcatggACCTcgaaattgagctataaactaACGTATTTGCTGAAAATTATTTCTTAAATGATGACTACTAACTCTAACTGAACGAATATCACTTCGaaagtgtgttgactatgttgacaataatgaacaacaccataacctagtcacattgctcaataagactttggcaatgtgtggtgtatgaatttagaattggtgttggatgatattcaatgatatgtcttaactataatgagacatgagatgtATAGacattaatgttagatattgtagttgttttgaacactaaatgcagatattcatataattattaattaatttatatgagtatactaccatttttttagtcccttttgtttgaaatctactcTTTTAAAACTCGTATCATCTGTTTCCCTTTTTTGCCATTCCCCTTTTTGGTAACAATGATCCTAACCACAATACAAGAAGGCATAAGCTCAAAGCCTCTtgattaacaatttttttttaatctactaTCATACTAAATGCTGTTGGTAATGATCAGTTTACTGGGTACCACTAGGACCAATGAGCACTTAATCCTACACCTACCCACCCACTCACTCATGCAGACATATAACAGAATTCAATCCCACAACCTCCTCCGTTGGGTATCAACTCTTCAAGCCGAACTGCCACCACTAGGCTAAGTTTTAGTTCATGGTATCAGTCGTCCACAAATATCCAATGCGGATCAATTAAATCAGTTTGCACCGAGCATACTCTAGTATAAGAAAccatgttgaaaaaaaaaaaaaaagaggattacTACTTGATCAAGTGATTATTGTTGTCAACACACGGACCAATGAGAGTATGCAGAGGCATCGACTTGGGGTAGGGCAGATAGTCTTCTCATGTAATCCTGTCTTGGGCACAAGGGTGTGTGACCAGGTATCATTCTTTTTCCCCTAAAAAAATGATTGTATTTAACTATTTATGAATACATATACAATACCACGTGGATAATCAATACCGATACCTAAATCAATAATAGTGATAATTAACCTGTaccgttatttatttattattattttattcaaataaaaaaaaggaggaaaataaaTTGCAGAAAAGATCTTCCGTAGATAATTATCTTCGAAGGAGATATTGTCTGATCAGGAAAGAAAGATACGACGGTCTTGGATGATCCAGCCAATCAGAGATGGACACAGCTAACCTAAAACACTATTTGCGAGTACTGCTGCTTATGATGATGATCAATCAGACACGTGGATAGTATTGACGCGTACTCAAA
This Macadamia integrifolia cultivar HAES 741 chromosome 10, SCU_Mint_v3, whole genome shotgun sequence DNA region includes the following protein-coding sequences:
- the LOC122090708 gene encoding ethylene-responsive transcription factor ERF086-like; this encodes MSTSYTFKTEETNSTQAGFIRTQSKTPSSQSNERRGRRKQAEPGRFLGVRRRPWGRYAAEIRDPTTKERHWLGTFDTAYEAALAYDKAALSMKGTQARTNFIYSHNTSFHSLLTPFDAQAFLQPPQLLGNANTSIPQVHVQSVQDICSTQASSESASINDNFLFSSDFQSGYLESILPDNYLKTATKPTNLESECSPHLVTSSHRIPPSMGYQTTDQCSMNCSETQNVIMVPSSTEGQPHSNNNADSVDNLNGSAKDLSLISNNFPFLDELNNGFWSYEQSWELTAAMEGNPLMVEDECLGAFYPYIDLPGYCPPLPSCSDVIDLGYSLF